Proteins encoded by one window of Phytohabitans houttuyneae:
- a CDS encoding mechanosensitive ion channel family protein yields the protein MIAALLAAPLPDPSPSPTVGADCREDALCQRVFEWTGTPWLAESSFWIFVKPLRIILILLIALLIRWVTHRMISRLVRTSTHTSVPTILRPLRERVPNAPTDPATVVPERRRQRAEAIGSVLRNTVTAVVFAIAVLLVLSELNFNLAPLIASAGIAGVALGFGAQSLVKDVISGVFMLLEDQYGVGDTVDLGEATGVVEAVGLRITTVRDGRGVLWYIRNGEIIRVGNKSQGWAMVIVDMPIGFAGVEEATSVMRAAAVEVAEDPELAGHFVEPPDVLGVEQITVDGAVIRTVAKTTADGQFDVGRELRRRLTQALDAAGITARIAATRMFPRPSAPNGEGDTRGGAT from the coding sequence GTGATTGCCGCCCTCCTCGCCGCCCCGCTGCCGGACCCCTCGCCCTCCCCCACCGTGGGGGCGGACTGCCGCGAGGACGCCCTCTGCCAGCGGGTGTTCGAGTGGACCGGCACCCCGTGGCTGGCCGAGAGCAGCTTCTGGATCTTCGTGAAGCCGCTCCGCATCATCCTGATCCTGCTGATCGCGCTCCTGATCCGCTGGGTCACCCACCGCATGATCAGTCGTCTGGTCCGGACCTCGACGCACACGTCGGTCCCGACGATCTTGCGGCCGCTGCGCGAGCGCGTCCCCAACGCCCCCACCGACCCGGCCACGGTCGTGCCCGAGCGGCGCCGCCAGCGCGCCGAGGCGATCGGCTCGGTACTGCGCAACACGGTGACCGCGGTGGTCTTCGCGATCGCCGTACTGCTGGTCCTCTCCGAGCTGAACTTCAACCTCGCCCCGCTGATCGCGAGTGCGGGCATCGCCGGCGTCGCACTCGGCTTCGGCGCCCAGTCGCTGGTCAAGGACGTGATCTCCGGGGTCTTCATGCTGCTCGAAGACCAGTACGGCGTGGGCGACACCGTCGATCTTGGAGAGGCGACCGGCGTCGTGGAGGCGGTCGGGCTGCGCATCACCACCGTGCGGGACGGCCGGGGCGTGCTCTGGTACATCCGCAACGGCGAGATCATCCGGGTCGGCAACAAGAGCCAGGGCTGGGCGATGGTCATCGTGGACATGCCGATCGGCTTCGCCGGCGTCGAGGAGGCCACCTCGGTCATGCGGGCCGCCGCCGTCGAGGTCGCCGAGGACCCCGAGCTGGCCGGTCACTTCGTGGAGCCGCCGGACGTGCTGGGCGTCGAGCAGATCACTGTGGACGGCGCCGTGATCCGTACCGTCGCGAAGACCACCGCCGATGGCCAGTTCGACGTCGGCCGCGAGCTGCGCCGCCGGCTGACCCAGGCGCTGGACGCCGCCGGCATCACCGCCAGGATCGCCGCAACCCGGATGTTTCCCCGCCCGTCGGCGCCGAACGGCGAGGGCGATACGCGGGGTGGGGCCACTTAG
- a CDS encoding MFS transporter, giving the protein MSDEARAAAERQATFREVFSQPEYRAVYIASALSWFGDYVAKAAVTVLVYDQTQSVAMSAAAFAISYLPWLLGGPLLATVAERHPYRTVMVTADLVRMVLVGSIALVEMPAPLLLVVIFLCTLANPPSQAARSALLPMILAGDRLVVGLSVNLTTGQAAQVGGYLAGAAIAAVNPRVALAIDAGTYAASAVLIRLGVRARPPAMAAAHRSHLLRETADGFRIVFGTPVLRAIAVLVFASMLFAIVPEGLAAAWAATLGSSETGRGFSQGLIMAASPAGFIIGGLVTARLLRPDVRRALIRPFAVLAPLSLVPALFGPSAVGIAVMAAICGFSVAGMMPAANGLFVQALPHGFRARAFGVMQSGTQIMQGAAVLATGVLAEHNPIPRVVGLWSLAGVVLILLAATQWPSADRFNATAAAAARNQPGAVPAPADPLDQPVRQNGAHQGDARDVVEQVRLPGKIER; this is encoded by the coding sequence GTGTCCGACGAGGCACGCGCCGCCGCCGAACGGCAGGCCACCTTCCGTGAGGTGTTCAGCCAGCCCGAGTATCGAGCGGTCTATATCGCGAGCGCGTTGTCCTGGTTCGGTGACTATGTCGCCAAGGCCGCGGTGACCGTCCTTGTCTACGACCAGACCCAGTCCGTGGCGATGTCGGCCGCCGCCTTCGCGATCAGCTACCTGCCGTGGCTGCTCGGCGGCCCGCTGCTGGCCACCGTCGCGGAGCGTCACCCTTACCGCACGGTCATGGTCACCGCCGACCTGGTCCGCATGGTGCTTGTCGGGTCGATCGCGCTGGTCGAGATGCCGGCGCCGCTCCTGCTCGTCGTGATCTTCCTGTGCACGCTGGCAAACCCGCCGTCCCAGGCTGCCCGCTCGGCGCTGCTGCCGATGATCCTGGCCGGCGACCGCCTCGTCGTGGGCCTCTCGGTCAACCTGACCACCGGCCAGGCCGCCCAGGTCGGTGGCTACCTCGCGGGCGCCGCCATCGCGGCGGTCAACCCGCGCGTCGCGCTGGCGATCGACGCCGGGACGTACGCCGCTTCCGCTGTCCTGATCCGCCTCGGCGTCCGGGCGAGGCCACCGGCGATGGCTGCCGCGCACCGCAGCCACCTGCTGCGGGAGACCGCCGACGGCTTCCGGATCGTGTTCGGCACACCGGTGCTGCGCGCTATCGCCGTGCTCGTCTTCGCCTCCATGCTCTTCGCGATCGTGCCCGAAGGGCTGGCCGCCGCCTGGGCGGCCACGCTCGGCTCCAGCGAGACGGGGCGTGGTTTCTCCCAGGGCCTGATCATGGCCGCCAGCCCGGCCGGCTTCATCATCGGCGGCCTGGTGACCGCCCGGCTGCTCCGGCCCGACGTGCGGCGCGCGCTGATCCGGCCGTTCGCGGTGCTGGCGCCGCTCTCGCTCGTGCCCGCTCTCTTCGGACCCTCGGCCGTCGGCATCGCCGTGATGGCCGCGATCTGCGGTTTCTCCGTGGCCGGCATGATGCCCGCGGCCAACGGCCTGTTCGTCCAGGCACTGCCGCACGGGTTCCGGGCCCGCGCCTTCGGCGTGATGCAGAGCGGCACCCAGATCATGCAGGGCGCGGCCGTGCTGGCCACCGGCGTGCTCGCCGAGCACAACCCGATCCCCCGCGTCGTCGGGCTCTGGAGCCTCGCCGGCGTCGTGCTGATCCTGCTGGCCGCCACCCAGTGGCCGAGCGCCGACAGGTTCAACGCCACGGCGGCGGCCGCCGCCCGCAACCAGCCGGGCGCCGTGCCCGCGCCGGCAGACCCGCTGGACCAGCCGGTCCGGCAAAACGGCGCCCACCAGGGTGACGCACGTGACGTGGTCGAGCAGGTAAGGCTGCCTGGCAAGATAGAGCGGTGA
- a CDS encoding globin, producing MNFFDAVGGEPTFRKLVDEFYAGIATDPLLRPMYPEEDLGPATERLTLFLMQYWGGPNTYSAERGHPRLRMRHAPFKVGPAERDAWLLHMRRAVDSLDLPPEQHATLWDYLERAAYFMVNTMDDGPGPAGPTNGLKTA from the coding sequence GTGAACTTCTTCGACGCGGTCGGCGGTGAGCCGACCTTCCGCAAGCTGGTCGACGAGTTCTACGCGGGGATCGCCACCGATCCGCTGCTCCGGCCGATGTACCCCGAGGAGGACCTCGGGCCGGCGACCGAGCGGCTGACCCTCTTCCTGATGCAGTACTGGGGCGGTCCCAACACGTATTCGGCGGAGCGCGGGCACCCGCGGCTGCGGATGCGGCACGCGCCCTTCAAGGTGGGGCCCGCCGAGCGGGACGCGTGGCTGCTGCACATGCGCCGCGCCGTCGACAGCCTCGACCTGCCGCCCGAGCAGCACGCGACGCTCTGGGACTACCTGGAGCGGGCGGCGTACTTCATGGTCAACACCATGGACGACGGGCCGGGTCCGGCCGGCCCGACAAATGGGTTGAAGACCGCATAA
- a CDS encoding delta-60 repeat domain-containing protein, which produces MRRRLFAIAAVAAATVAGVVPATAQIAQPTVVSTDPVDWTPHVLDGTVHAIAVVGETVVVGGTFSAVETEAGFQYRRDYLLAFSAADGTLRRFAPRLDGPVYALAAGPNGTVYAAGAFRTVNGVAQRGLARLSVATGGRVGSFTPSVNWGDVRALAASGRWLYAGGTFSAVNGVPRLALARLDAISGAVDGGFDAALTGRTAEQRVRVEDFALAPDGRRLVVAGAFGRAAGQPRAQLALLDTSGPGAVAVNWHTDVYQDTCDAGYETYLRGVDFAPDGSYFVVVTTGNAHGPYRLCDTAARFNVAGPGLHKPAWVNHTGGNTLLSVAVTGSAVYVGGHQQWLDNPHGRKSAGPGAVPRPGIGAIDPRTGKALPWNPTRSRGVGVRSFLATPGGLWVGSDTDQLGNEYHGRIGMFPL; this is translated from the coding sequence ATGCGCCGCCGCCTCTTCGCCATCGCCGCCGTGGCGGCCGCCACCGTGGCCGGGGTCGTACCGGCCACCGCGCAGATCGCCCAGCCGACCGTGGTCTCCACGGACCCCGTCGACTGGACGCCGCACGTGCTCGACGGCACCGTGCACGCGATCGCGGTCGTGGGCGAGACGGTCGTCGTGGGCGGCACGTTCTCCGCCGTGGAGACCGAGGCGGGCTTCCAGTACCGGCGGGACTACCTGCTCGCGTTCAGCGCCGCAGACGGCACGCTGCGCCGCTTCGCGCCCCGCCTGGACGGCCCGGTGTACGCGCTGGCGGCCGGCCCCAACGGCACGGTCTACGCCGCCGGCGCCTTCCGCACGGTGAACGGCGTCGCGCAGCGCGGCCTCGCCCGCCTCTCGGTCGCCACCGGCGGGCGCGTGGGCAGCTTCACGCCGAGCGTCAACTGGGGCGATGTGCGGGCGCTCGCCGCCTCCGGCCGGTGGCTGTACGCGGGCGGCACGTTCTCGGCGGTCAACGGCGTTCCGCGGCTCGCTCTCGCCCGGCTGGACGCCATCTCCGGCGCGGTCGACGGCGGCTTCGACGCCGCCCTCACCGGCCGCACGGCCGAGCAGCGGGTGCGCGTGGAGGACTTCGCCCTGGCACCCGACGGGCGGCGGCTGGTGGTGGCCGGCGCGTTCGGCCGCGCGGCGGGGCAGCCTCGCGCGCAGCTCGCGCTGCTCGACACCAGCGGACCGGGTGCGGTGGCGGTCAACTGGCACACGGACGTCTACCAGGACACCTGCGACGCCGGCTACGAGACGTACCTGCGTGGCGTGGACTTCGCGCCGGACGGCTCGTACTTCGTGGTGGTGACGACCGGCAACGCGCACGGCCCGTACCGGCTGTGCGACACGGCGGCCCGCTTCAACGTGGCCGGGCCCGGCCTTCACAAGCCCGCGTGGGTCAACCACACCGGCGGCAACACGCTGCTGTCGGTCGCGGTGACCGGCAGCGCGGTCTACGTCGGCGGTCACCAGCAGTGGCTGGACAACCCGCACGGCCGCAAGAGCGCCGGCCCGGGTGCGGTGCCGAGGCCGGGAATCGGCGCCATCGACCCGCGCACCGGCAAGGCGCTGCCGTGGAACCCCACGCGCAGCCGCGGCGTGGGCGTGCGCTCATTCCTCGCGACGCCGGGCGGCCTGTGGGTGGGCTCGGATACCGACCAGCTGGGCAACGAGTACCACGGCCGCATCGGGATGTTTCCGCTCTGA
- a CDS encoding YbjN domain-containing protein has product MPWWQWRPGHTGGERLERPGVTQETIGEEPEAASTGSAPRQSPAPRPTGGSGKRTTIPGKVRVGVPAQREPGHIKVPSDLSSMDDDMPVKVAPVTLRRIGEALDLLDVRYLADGDGSLLAMWERHAVLFTLEGPDDEILVMRARPHSTVPPDWADRAYRVVNEWNHTRRFCKAYVGDPTERGQLPIYAELQVPLSAGAHDALVVELLDCGAAVATSFVDWLHDEGALL; this is encoded by the coding sequence ATGCCGTGGTGGCAATGGCGCCCCGGTCACACCGGTGGCGAAAGGCTGGAGAGGCCAGGCGTGACCCAGGAGACCATCGGGGAGGAGCCCGAGGCGGCGAGCACGGGGAGCGCTCCGCGGCAGAGTCCCGCGCCGCGGCCGACCGGTGGCTCCGGCAAGCGCACGACCATCCCCGGCAAGGTGCGCGTCGGCGTCCCGGCCCAGCGCGAGCCCGGGCACATCAAGGTGCCGTCCGACCTGTCCAGCATGGACGACGACATGCCGGTCAAGGTCGCGCCCGTCACCCTCCGCCGCATCGGTGAGGCACTCGACCTGCTCGACGTGCGCTACCTCGCGGACGGCGACGGCAGCCTGCTGGCGATGTGGGAGCGGCACGCGGTGCTCTTCACGCTCGAGGGCCCCGACGACGAGATCCTCGTGATGCGCGCCCGTCCACACTCGACGGTCCCGCCAGACTGGGCCGACCGCGCATACCGCGTGGTCAACGAGTGGAACCACACGCGCCGCTTCTGCAAGGCGTATGTGGGCGATCCCACCGAGCGCGGCCAGCTGCCCATCTACGCCGAGCTCCAGGTGCCGCTGAGCGCTGGCGCGCACGACGCTCTCGTGGTCGAGCTGCTCGACTGCGGCGCCGCGGTGGCCACCTCGTTTGTCGACTGGCTGCACGACGAGGGTGCACTGCTCTAG
- a CDS encoding acyl-CoA thioesterase: protein MTDRFVYHCAVRWSDMDAYGHVNNARFLTLYEEARVAMMFVGAREAGLTSLEEGVIIARHEIDYLRPVDYGDPVRIESWIEEIRAARFTVAYELFDGGVLASRARTVCAPYDLSEQRPRRLTEAERAFLSAYQ from the coding sequence GTGACTGACCGGTTCGTCTACCACTGTGCCGTGCGGTGGTCCGACATGGACGCGTACGGGCACGTGAACAACGCACGGTTCCTCACGCTGTACGAGGAGGCCCGGGTGGCGATGATGTTCGTCGGCGCCCGGGAGGCCGGCCTGACCTCGCTGGAGGAGGGCGTGATCATCGCCCGCCACGAGATCGACTACCTGCGGCCGGTCGACTACGGAGACCCGGTGCGCATCGAGTCGTGGATCGAGGAGATCCGGGCGGCCCGGTTCACCGTCGCGTACGAGCTGTTCGACGGTGGCGTCCTGGCCAGCCGCGCCCGCACCGTGTGCGCACCCTATGACCTGAGCGAGCAGCGACCCCGCCGGCTCACGGAGGCCGAGCGGGCCTTCCTGAGCGCCTACCAATGA
- the ettA gene encoding energy-dependent translational throttle protein EttA, with translation MAQFIYVLEKARKAHGDKVVLDNVTLSFLPGAKIGVVGPNGAGKSSLLKIMAGLDRPSNGEARLMPGYTVGLLAQEPPLNDAKTVLGNIEEAVAETKSKLERFNKIAEQMATDYSDELMEEMGRLQEELDHADAWDVDSKLELAMDALRCPPPDADVTQLSGGERRRVALCKLLLEAPDLLLLDEPTNHLDAESVQWLEQHLAKYPGTVLAITHDRYFLDNVAGWILELDRGRAIGYEGNYSTYLEKKAARLAVEGRKDAKLKKRLSEELEWVRSNAKARQTKSRARLERYDEMANEAEKTRKLDFEEIQIPPGPRLGNTVIEAQGLTKGFGDRVLIENLSFSLPRNGIVGIIGPNGVGKTTLFKTIVGLEQPDKGAVRVGETVQLSYVDQNRESLDGDKTVWELVSDGLDHLMVGKVEMPSRAYVAAFGFKGPDQQKPTKVLSGGERNRLNLALTLKIGGNVILLDEPTNDLDVETLSSLENALLEFPGCAVVISHDRMFLDRVATHILAWEGDEENPAKWFWFEGNFEAYEKNKIDRLGAEAARPHRVTYRKLTRD, from the coding sequence GTGGCCCAGTTCATCTACGTCCTGGAAAAGGCGCGCAAGGCGCACGGCGACAAGGTCGTGCTCGACAATGTGACGCTGAGCTTCCTGCCGGGCGCCAAGATCGGTGTGGTCGGCCCCAACGGCGCGGGTAAGTCCAGCCTGCTCAAGATAATGGCGGGGCTCGACCGGCCGAGCAATGGCGAGGCCCGGCTGATGCCCGGCTACACCGTGGGGCTGCTGGCCCAGGAGCCGCCGCTCAACGACGCGAAGACCGTCCTCGGCAACATCGAGGAGGCGGTCGCGGAGACGAAGTCCAAGCTGGAGCGGTTCAACAAGATCGCCGAGCAGATGGCCACCGACTACTCCGACGAGCTGATGGAGGAGATGGGCCGCCTCCAGGAGGAGCTCGACCACGCCGACGCGTGGGACGTCGACTCCAAGCTGGAGCTGGCGATGGACGCCCTGCGCTGCCCGCCGCCGGACGCCGACGTCACCCAGCTCTCCGGTGGTGAGCGCCGCCGCGTGGCCCTGTGCAAGCTGCTGCTGGAGGCGCCCGACCTGCTGCTGCTCGACGAGCCCACCAACCACCTCGACGCGGAGAGCGTCCAGTGGCTGGAGCAGCACCTCGCCAAGTACCCGGGCACCGTCCTGGCGATCACCCACGACCGGTACTTCCTGGACAACGTCGCGGGCTGGATCCTGGAGCTCGACCGCGGCCGCGCGATCGGGTACGAGGGCAACTACTCCACCTACCTGGAGAAGAAGGCGGCCCGGCTCGCGGTCGAGGGGCGCAAGGACGCCAAGCTCAAGAAGCGCCTCTCCGAGGAGCTGGAGTGGGTCCGCTCCAACGCGAAGGCTCGCCAGACCAAGTCGCGGGCCCGCCTTGAGCGCTACGACGAGATGGCCAACGAGGCGGAGAAGACCCGCAAGCTCGACTTCGAGGAGATCCAGATCCCGCCGGGCCCGCGCCTGGGCAACACGGTGATCGAGGCGCAGGGGCTCACCAAGGGCTTCGGCGACCGGGTCCTGATCGAAAACCTCTCCTTCTCGCTGCCGCGCAACGGCATCGTCGGCATCATCGGGCCGAACGGCGTCGGCAAGACCACGCTCTTCAAGACGATCGTGGGGCTGGAGCAGCCGGACAAGGGCGCGGTGAGGGTCGGCGAGACGGTGCAGCTGTCGTACGTCGACCAGAACAGGGAGAGCCTCGACGGCGACAAGACGGTCTGGGAGCTCGTCTCCGACGGTCTCGACCACCTCATGGTGGGCAAGGTCGAGATGCCCTCCCGGGCGTACGTGGCGGCGTTCGGCTTCAAGGGTCCCGACCAGCAGAAGCCGACCAAGGTGCTCTCCGGTGGCGAGCGCAACCGGCTCAACCTCGCGCTGACGCTGAAGATCGGCGGCAACGTGATCCTGCTCGACGAGCCGACCAACGACCTCGACGTCGAGACGCTCTCCAGCCTGGAAAACGCGCTGCTGGAGTTTCCCGGCTGCGCCGTGGTCATCTCCCACGACCGGATGTTCCTGGACCGGGTGGCCACGCACATCCTGGCCTGGGAAGGCGACGAGGAAAACCCGGCGAAGTGGTTCTGGTTCGAGGGCAACTTCGAGGCGTACGAGAAGAACAAGATCGACCGGCTGGGCGCCGAGGCGGCTCGGCCGCACCGGGTGACCTACCGCAAGCTCACACGTGACTGA
- a CDS encoding alpha,alpha-trehalose-phosphate synthase (UDP-forming) has product MTVRSSFVVVANRLPVDEVTTPEGRGWRRSPGGLVTALHPVLAQHKGTWVGWAGGVGEAPEPFDLEGIHLHPVPLSSEELERYYEGQSNATIWPLYHDAVEQPVFKRRWREAYRVVNARFAEAAAEVAAEGATVWVQDYQLQLVPAMLRELRPDLRIGFFLHIPFPPIELFMQMPLRAEVLRGLLGADLVGFQQRLAAQNFVRLARHLLGLRYEGQTIEVDGRRVKAGAFPISIDVAEMERMAADPTVQARAKQIRAELGDPKTIVLGVDRLDYTKGIERRLKAFRELLADGRLSVPEAVMVQVATPSRERVEHYQALRVKVEREVGRINGEFGRVGVPAVHYLHQSYSRSELSALYCAADVMMVTPLRDGMNLVAKEYVASRSDTGGALVLSEFAGAATELRQSFLCNPHDPEGVKDALLRAVHVDGVEARRRMRIMQRHLRTHDVGHWARSFLNELGVPDAA; this is encoded by the coding sequence GTGACGGTTCGTAGCTCGTTCGTCGTTGTTGCCAACCGGCTGCCCGTCGATGAGGTGACGACACCGGAGGGGCGCGGCTGGCGGCGCAGCCCTGGTGGTCTGGTGACCGCGCTGCATCCGGTGCTCGCCCAGCACAAGGGCACCTGGGTCGGCTGGGCGGGCGGGGTGGGCGAGGCGCCCGAGCCGTTCGACCTCGAAGGCATCCACCTGCACCCGGTGCCGCTCAGCTCCGAGGAGCTCGAGCGCTACTACGAGGGCCAGTCCAACGCGACCATCTGGCCGCTCTACCACGATGCCGTGGAGCAGCCGGTCTTCAAGCGCCGCTGGCGTGAGGCGTACCGCGTGGTCAACGCCCGCTTCGCCGAGGCGGCCGCGGAGGTGGCCGCCGAGGGTGCCACGGTGTGGGTGCAGGACTACCAGTTGCAGCTGGTGCCGGCGATGCTCCGCGAGCTCCGCCCCGACCTGCGGATCGGTTTCTTCCTGCACATCCCGTTTCCGCCGATCGAGCTGTTCATGCAGATGCCGCTGCGGGCCGAGGTGCTGCGCGGGCTGCTCGGTGCCGACCTGGTCGGCTTCCAGCAGCGGCTCGCCGCGCAAAACTTCGTCCGGCTGGCGCGGCACCTGCTCGGCCTGCGCTACGAGGGTCAGACGATCGAGGTGGACGGGCGGCGGGTCAAGGCCGGCGCCTTCCCGATCTCGATCGACGTGGCCGAGATGGAGCGGATGGCGGCCGACCCGACGGTGCAGGCGCGCGCCAAGCAGATCCGCGCAGAGCTGGGCGACCCCAAGACGATCGTGCTGGGCGTCGACCGGCTCGACTACACCAAGGGCATCGAGCGCCGCCTCAAGGCCTTCCGGGAGCTGCTCGCCGACGGCAGGCTGAGCGTGCCCGAGGCGGTCATGGTGCAGGTCGCCACGCCGAGCCGGGAGCGGGTCGAGCACTACCAGGCACTCCGGGTGAAGGTCGAGCGCGAGGTCGGGCGGATCAACGGCGAGTTCGGCCGGGTGGGCGTGCCCGCGGTGCACTACCTGCACCAGTCGTACAGCCGCAGCGAGCTGTCCGCGCTCTACTGCGCCGCCGACGTGATGATGGTCACCCCGCTCCGCGACGGCATGAATCTCGTCGCCAAGGAGTACGTCGCCTCCCGCTCCGACACCGGTGGCGCGCTGGTGCTCAGCGAGTTCGCGGGGGCCGCGACCGAGCTGCGGCAGTCCTTCCTGTGCAACCCGCATGACCCCGAAGGAGTGAAAGACGCGCTGCTCAGGGCGGTGCACGTCGATGGGGTGGAGGCTCGGCGGCGCATGCGGATCATGCAGCGTCACCTCCGAACGCACGACGTGGGCCACTGGGCGCGGTCATTCCTCAACGAGTTGGGGGTCCCGGACGCGGCCTGA
- the otsB gene encoding trehalose-phosphatase, translating to MVLDLDQRTVGEIDPDLRQAVGRIARVPNLLIACDYDGTIAPIVLDPSRAVPLPESVAAIRALAALPQTTVAVISSRALRDLAALSRLPSEVHLVGSHGSEFDIGFVERLAPELVEVRTRLQTAVRQIAQNQSGVRLEAKPASVAVHVRAAEPEVAARVLDALRAGPATWPEVTVTDGKQVMELSVLPTNKGAAVDQLRTQMSASAALVIGDSVTDERAFERLHGPDVGVKIGPGETKAAYRVAEPIEAARVLGLLLQIRRTWLFGERAVPIERHSMLANGRTVALLTPAAKLTWLCHPRADSAALFADLLGGNPAGHFSVSPDRGGMPLGQRYRSGTMTVETRWSGLKVTDWLATPSDGGDSTLVRVLDGHGRARLEFVPRPEFGQVGVRLQHLGDGLLVLGSNEPVALYSPGIEWELTTDGGYDTARAVVDLAAAGGQVVLELRFGSHSLDHHAVPVSDRQTTAERPWRDWAGSLRLPGVARDLVLRSALTLRAMCNDATGGILAAATTSLPEEVGGVRNWDYRYCWLRDAAMTARALVDLGSLSEAEGFLRWVDGCVERTGGHPERLHPLYTVEGYELGAEAVIDTLPGWAGSRPVRVGNLANHQLQLDVFGPVVDLIAAVADSRGSVREQEWRVIEAMVQAVERRWHEPDHGLWEARLPPRHHVYSKVMCWLTVDRALHVLSAHGGGGDRPEWVELRERIGHNVLEHGWHDGAGAYTVAYGDEEMDASSLWVGLSGLLADDDPRFLATVLKVEADLRSGPVVYRYRWDDGLPGREGGFHVCTAWLIEAYLRTGRRSDAEELFAQMLDTAGPTGLLPEQYDPIAERGLGNHPQAYSHLGLIRCALLLDG from the coding sequence ATGGTCCTTGACCTTGACCAGCGCACCGTCGGCGAGATCGACCCCGACCTACGGCAGGCGGTCGGCCGGATCGCGCGCGTTCCCAACCTGCTGATCGCCTGCGACTACGACGGCACGATCGCGCCGATCGTCCTCGATCCGTCCAGAGCGGTGCCGCTGCCCGAGTCCGTCGCCGCCATCCGCGCGCTGGCCGCGCTGCCGCAGACCACCGTCGCGGTGATCTCCAGCCGGGCCCTGCGCGACCTCGCCGCCCTCTCCCGCCTGCCCTCCGAGGTGCACCTCGTGGGCAGCCACGGGTCGGAGTTCGACATCGGGTTCGTCGAGCGCCTGGCGCCCGAGCTTGTCGAGGTCCGCACGCGGCTGCAGACCGCGGTCCGCCAGATCGCCCAAAACCAGTCAGGGGTACGGCTGGAGGCGAAACCGGCCAGTGTGGCCGTGCACGTGAGAGCGGCCGAACCAGAGGTGGCCGCCCGGGTCCTCGACGCGCTCCGCGCGGGCCCCGCCACCTGGCCGGAGGTGACCGTCACGGACGGCAAGCAGGTGATGGAGCTCTCCGTACTGCCCACCAACAAGGGCGCGGCCGTCGACCAGCTGCGCACCCAGATGTCGGCGAGTGCCGCGCTGGTGATCGGCGACAGCGTGACGGACGAACGGGCGTTCGAGCGGCTGCACGGGCCCGACGTGGGCGTCAAGATCGGGCCGGGCGAGACCAAGGCGGCGTACCGGGTGGCGGAGCCGATCGAGGCGGCCCGGGTGCTCGGCCTGCTGCTCCAGATCCGCCGCACCTGGCTCTTCGGCGAGCGGGCCGTGCCGATCGAGCGCCACTCGATGCTCGCCAACGGCCGTACCGTCGCCCTGCTCACCCCCGCCGCCAAGCTCACCTGGCTCTGCCATCCGCGAGCCGACTCGGCCGCGCTCTTCGCCGACCTGCTCGGCGGCAACCCGGCCGGGCATTTCAGCGTGTCACCCGACCGGGGCGGCATGCCGCTGGGCCAGCGCTACCGCTCGGGCACGATGACGGTGGAGACGCGCTGGTCCGGGCTCAAAGTCACCGACTGGCTCGCCACACCCAGCGACGGCGGCGACTCGACGCTCGTCCGTGTGCTCGACGGCCACGGGCGGGCCCGGCTCGAGTTCGTGCCCCGGCCGGAGTTCGGGCAGGTCGGGGTGAGGCTGCAGCACCTCGGCGACGGCCTGCTCGTGCTCGGCTCCAACGAGCCCGTCGCGCTCTACTCCCCCGGCATCGAGTGGGAGCTGACCACCGACGGCGGGTACGACACCGCCCGCGCGGTGGTCGACCTGGCCGCGGCGGGCGGGCAGGTGGTCCTGGAGCTGCGGTTCGGCTCGCACAGCCTCGACCACCACGCGGTACCGGTGTCCGACCGCCAGACCACGGCCGAACGCCCCTGGCGGGACTGGGCGGGCAGCCTGCGACTGCCCGGCGTGGCCCGTGACCTGGTCCTGCGGTCCGCGCTCACCCTCCGCGCCATGTGCAACGACGCGACCGGGGGCATCCTCGCCGCGGCGACAACGTCGCTGCCGGAGGAGGTCGGCGGCGTACGCAACTGGGACTACCGCTACTGCTGGCTGCGCGACGCCGCGATGACCGCGCGGGCGCTTGTCGACCTCGGCTCGCTGAGCGAGGCCGAAGGCTTCCTGCGCTGGGTCGACGGCTGCGTGGAGCGCACCGGCGGCCACCCCGAGCGGCTGCACCCGCTCTACACCGTCGAGGGGTACGAGCTGGGCGCCGAGGCGGTCATCGACACGCTGCCCGGCTGGGCCGGCTCCCGCCCGGTGCGCGTCGGCAACCTCGCCAACCACCAGCTGCAGCTCGACGTGTTCGGCCCGGTGGTCGACCTGATCGCGGCGGTGGCCGACTCCCGCGGCTCGGTACGCGAGCAGGAGTGGCGGGTCATCGAGGCGATGGTGCAGGCCGTCGAGCGGCGGTGGCACGAGCCGGACCACGGCCTGTGGGAGGCGCGGCTTCCGCCGAGGCACCACGTGTACTCGAAGGTCATGTGCTGGCTCACAGTGGACCGCGCCCTGCACGTGCTGAGTGCCCACGGCGGAGGCGGCGACCGACCGGAGTGGGTGGAGCTGCGCGAGCGGATCGGCCACAACGTGCTGGAGCACGGCTGGCACGACGGCGCGGGCGCCTACACGGTGGCCTACGGCGACGAGGAGATGGACGCCTCCAGCCTCTGGGTCGGCCTGTCCGGCCTGCTGGCCGACGACGACCCCCGCTTCCTCGCCACTGTGCTCAAGGTCGAGGCGGACCTGCGCAGCGGCCCGGTCGTCTACCGGTACCGCTGGGACGACGGTTTGCCCGGCCGCGAAGGCGGCTTCCACGTGTGCACCGCCTGGCTGATCGAGGCGTACCTGCGCACCGGCCGCCGCAGCGACGCCGAGGAGCTCTTCGCGCAGATGCTGGACACGGCGGGGCCGACCGGCCTGCTGCCCGAGCAGTACGACCCGATCGCCGAGCGCGGCCTGGGCAACCACCCGCAGGCGTACAGCCATCTAGGCCTGATCCGCTGCGCCCTCCTCCTGGACGGCTAG